In Nocardioides sp. zg-1228, a single window of DNA contains:
- a CDS encoding HAD-IB family hydrolase: MTPSERSRRLNLQQRSALAGEAAAASADVENALLTPLDPTAAAFFDVDNTVMQGASIFHLARGLYRRQFFTTREIASAAWKQAYFRVAGIEDPEHVAEARASALSFIAGHTTAELEELTEEIFEEGMAHRIWPGTRALAQLHLDEGQRVWLVTAAPIEIASVIARRLGLTGAMGTVAEHVDGVYTGRLVGDLLHGPAKAEAIRALAVREGLDLARCSAYSDSSNDLPMLSLVGDPCAINPDARLRTHARAHGWRVHDYRTGRKAARAGLLGAAAAGAVTGAVAAGVGLRGRRAS, encoded by the coding sequence GTGACCCCGTCCGAGCGATCCCGGCGCCTCAACCTGCAGCAGCGCTCGGCCCTCGCGGGCGAGGCCGCGGCGGCCTCGGCCGACGTCGAGAACGCGCTCCTCACCCCGCTCGACCCCACCGCGGCGGCGTTCTTCGACGTGGACAACACGGTGATGCAGGGCGCGAGCATCTTCCACCTCGCCCGCGGCCTCTACCGCCGCCAGTTCTTCACCACCCGCGAGATCGCCTCGGCCGCGTGGAAGCAGGCCTACTTCCGCGTCGCCGGCATCGAGGACCCCGAGCACGTCGCGGAGGCGCGTGCCTCGGCGCTGTCCTTCATCGCCGGCCACACCACCGCCGAGCTCGAGGAGCTCACCGAGGAGATCTTCGAGGAGGGCATGGCGCACCGCATCTGGCCGGGCACGCGCGCCCTGGCCCAGCTCCACCTCGACGAGGGCCAGCGGGTGTGGCTGGTGACCGCGGCGCCGATCGAGATCGCCAGCGTCATCGCCCGGCGGCTCGGGCTCACCGGCGCGATGGGCACGGTCGCCGAGCACGTCGACGGCGTCTACACCGGCCGGCTCGTCGGCGACCTGCTGCACGGCCCCGCCAAGGCCGAGGCGATCCGGGCGCTGGCCGTGCGCGAGGGCCTCGACCTCGCCCGCTGCTCGGCCTACTCCGACTCCAGCAACGACCTCCCGATGCTGTCGCTGGTCGGCGACCCGTGCGCCATCAACCCCGACGCCCGCCTGCGCACCCACGCCAGGGCCCACGGCTGGCGCGTCCACGACTACCGCACCGGCCGCAAGGCCGCCCGCGCCGGACTCCTGGGCGCAGCGGCCGCGGGTGCCGTCACGGGCGCCGTAGCCGCCGGTGTCGGCCTGCGCGGACGCCGCGCGTCGTGA
- a CDS encoding AMP-binding protein, with protein MPRDDISALVAEAAADVPDRQALVESGGRSLTWSRLEDEVGRIATGLGARGIRAGQRVMIAVGNRIEFVTTYLGVLRAQVVAVPVNPRSTAGELARMVADSGTRLLVTDETALDVVREALAGLDPELARPLVVVTGAAPGDGEVAFDDLRADVVRPVPPLPDPEKLAALLYTGGTSDLPRAAMLSHRALLANIEQVAAVEPPMMHGDDVVLGVLPLFHVYGLNAVLGGVLRHRARLLLVERFEPQAVLDLIDDEACSVVPVAPPVFARWLPDEHLRERLGPVRLVLSGSAPLEAAVVEEFTSVTGIPVHQGYGLTEAAPVVTSTLCSRDPRPGSLGAALPGIELRLVDETWGQVEGEDPGEIQVRGANLFSGYWPDGADGPDEEGWFGTGDVGFLDADGDLFLVDRINDLVIVSGFNVYPTEVEDVLREVDGVADAAVIGVPDETTGEAVVAYVVASADAEAPADLEHAVRSHAEERLARFKQPSRVEVVEALPVTLTGAVQKGRLRTLERRRTRGLLA; from the coding sequence ATGCCGCGCGACGACATCTCCGCGTTGGTGGCCGAGGCAGCCGCCGACGTCCCCGACCGGCAGGCCCTCGTGGAGAGCGGCGGACGCTCCCTCACGTGGTCACGGCTCGAGGACGAGGTCGGCCGCATCGCGACCGGCCTGGGAGCCAGGGGCATCCGCGCCGGCCAGCGGGTGATGATCGCGGTCGGCAACCGCATCGAGTTCGTCACGACCTACCTCGGCGTGCTGCGGGCGCAGGTCGTCGCCGTACCGGTCAACCCGCGGTCGACGGCCGGCGAGCTCGCCCGGATGGTCGCCGACTCCGGCACCCGGCTGCTGGTGACCGACGAGACCGCGCTCGACGTGGTACGCGAGGCGCTGGCCGGGCTCGACCCCGAGCTCGCCAGGCCGCTGGTCGTGGTCACGGGCGCCGCGCCCGGCGACGGCGAGGTGGCCTTCGATGACCTCCGCGCCGACGTCGTACGCCCCGTCCCGCCGCTGCCGGACCCCGAGAAGCTCGCCGCCCTGCTCTACACGGGCGGCACCTCGGACCTCCCGCGGGCCGCGATGCTCAGCCACCGGGCGCTGCTGGCCAACATCGAGCAGGTCGCGGCCGTCGAGCCGCCCATGATGCACGGCGACGACGTGGTGCTCGGCGTGCTCCCGCTCTTCCACGTCTACGGGCTCAACGCGGTGCTCGGCGGGGTGCTGCGCCACCGGGCGCGGCTGCTGCTGGTCGAGCGGTTCGAGCCGCAGGCCGTGCTCGACCTCATCGACGACGAGGCCTGCAGCGTGGTGCCCGTCGCCCCGCCCGTCTTCGCGCGCTGGCTGCCCGACGAGCACCTGCGCGAGCGGCTCGGCCCGGTCCGGCTCGTGCTCTCCGGCTCGGCGCCGCTCGAGGCGGCGGTGGTCGAGGAGTTCACCTCCGTCACCGGGATCCCGGTGCACCAGGGCTACGGGCTCACCGAGGCCGCGCCGGTGGTGACCAGCACGTTGTGCAGCCGCGACCCGCGTCCCGGGTCGCTCGGTGCGGCGCTGCCGGGCATCGAGCTGCGGCTGGTCGACGAGACCTGGGGGCAGGTCGAGGGCGAGGACCCCGGCGAGATCCAGGTGCGCGGCGCCAACCTCTTCAGCGGCTACTGGCCCGACGGCGCCGACGGCCCCGACGAGGAGGGGTGGTTCGGCACGGGCGACGTCGGCTTCCTCGACGCCGACGGTGACCTCTTCCTCGTCGACCGCATCAACGACCTCGTCATCGTCAGCGGGTTCAACGTCTACCCGACCGAGGTCGAGGACGTCCTGCGTGAGGTCGACGGCGTCGCCGACGCCGCGGTCATCGGCGTGCCCGACGAGACGACCGGTGAGGCCGTCGTGGCCTACGTGGTCGCGTCCGCCGACGCCGAAGCGCCCGCCGACCTCGAGCACGCCGTCCGCTCCCACGCCGAGGAGCGGCTCGCGCGCTTCAAGCAGCCCTCCCGCGTCGAGGTCGTCGAGGCGCTGCCCGTCACGCTGACCGGCGCGGTGCAGAAGGGCCGGCTGCGCACCCTCGAGCGACGTCGTACGCGGGGGCTGCTCGCGTGA
- a CDS encoding glutaredoxin family protein: MTAPRVTLYTRPGCHLCDDAREVIARVCADVGESFEEVDITTDGDLEDRFSEDIPVTFVDGRQHDFWRVDETRLRAALGA; this comes from the coding sequence GTGACGGCCCCCCGCGTCACCCTCTACACCCGTCCCGGCTGCCACCTGTGCGACGACGCCCGCGAGGTGATCGCCCGCGTCTGCGCCGACGTCGGCGAGTCCTTCGAGGAGGTCGACATCACCACCGACGGCGACCTCGAGGACCGCTTCAGCGAGGACATCCCGGTGACCTTCGTCGACGGCCGGCAGCACGACTTCTGGCGGGTCGACGAGACGCGCCTCCGCGCCGCCCTCGGGGCCTGA
- a CDS encoding MsnO8 family LLM class oxidoreductase, with protein sequence MRLSLLDRSRTRRGLPDSAAIDATVERAVAAERLGYDRFWVAEHHGVPGIASGSPAVLLAAIGARTTRIRIGSGGVMLPLHQPVVVAEQFLVLDALHPGRVDLGLGRSLGFTPPVRRALRRDVEDPDTFETDLVELRRHLDGTAEVTARPATGRRVPMHLLATGRGLEVAARLGLPVVVGGPILDSDELADALAAYRRSFRPHEDSRPRVTVALDVLLADDDATALDLALPEAWAMAMSRQAGEFPPLDSVADIRAAEWTSQVRRRVEASLACAVAGSPHTVRRRIEELAERSGADELLASTSTYDREAQLASDRILRDVVGG encoded by the coding sequence GTGAGGCTCTCCCTCCTCGACCGCTCCCGGACCCGCCGCGGGCTGCCCGACTCCGCCGCGATCGACGCCACGGTCGAGCGGGCGGTGGCGGCCGAGCGGCTCGGCTACGACCGGTTCTGGGTGGCCGAGCACCACGGCGTGCCCGGGATCGCGTCGGGGTCGCCGGCCGTCCTGCTGGCGGCGATCGGGGCGCGCACCACCCGGATCCGGATCGGGTCGGGCGGGGTGATGCTGCCGCTGCACCAGCCCGTCGTGGTGGCCGAGCAGTTCCTCGTCCTCGACGCTCTGCATCCCGGCCGCGTCGACCTCGGGCTCGGCCGCTCGCTGGGCTTCACGCCGCCGGTGCGCCGCGCCCTGCGCCGCGACGTCGAGGACCCCGACACCTTCGAGACCGACCTCGTCGAGCTGCGTCGTCACCTCGACGGCACCGCCGAGGTGACCGCGCGTCCGGCCACCGGCCGGCGGGTGCCGATGCACCTGCTCGCCACCGGTCGGGGACTCGAGGTGGCGGCCCGCCTCGGCCTGCCGGTCGTCGTGGGCGGCCCGATCCTCGACTCCGACGAGCTCGCCGACGCGCTGGCGGCCTACCGCCGCTCGTTCCGCCCGCACGAGGACAGCCGACCTCGGGTGACGGTCGCGCTCGACGTGCTGCTGGCGGACGACGACGCGACCGCGCTTGACCTCGCCCTGCCGGAGGCGTGGGCGATGGCGATGTCGCGCCAGGCGGGCGAGTTCCCGCCGCTCGACAGCGTCGCCGACATCCGCGCCGCCGAGTGGACCAGCCAGGTACGCCGTCGCGTCGAGGCGTCGCTCGCGTGCGCCGTGGCCGGCAGCCCTCACACAGTCCGCCGGCGCATCGAGGAGCTGGCCGAGCGCAGCGGCGCGGACGAGCTGCTGGCCAGCACCTCGACGTACGACCGCGAGGCCCAGCTCGCGTCGGACCGGATCCTGCGCGACGTCGTCGGAGGGTGA
- a CDS encoding nucleotide disphospho-sugar-binding domain-containing protein, with amino-acid sequence MATLAHGVPSLLLSLGADQPHNAGRAAELGLAAVLDASTVGPAEVASAARELLADRAVRERCRAVAGELRALPDTSLAVAALERAAS; translated from the coding sequence ATGGCGACGCTCGCCCACGGGGTGCCGTCGCTGCTCCTGTCCCTGGGGGCCGACCAGCCGCACAACGCCGGGCGCGCCGCCGAGCTGGGCCTCGCCGCCGTGCTCGACGCCTCCACCGTCGGGCCCGCGGAGGTCGCGTCGGCCGCGCGCGAGCTCCTCGCCGACCGAGCGGTGCGGGAGCGGTGCCGCGCCGTCGCCGGGGAGCTGCGCGCCCTGCCCGACACGTCGCTCGCCGTCGCGGCGCTGGAGCGCGCCGCGTCCTGA
- a CDS encoding redox-sensing transcriptional repressor Rex produces the protein MTARTPDSSRDIPEATVARLPVYLRALTGLAEGGTTTCSSEELAATAGVNSAKLRKDLSHLGSYGTRGVGYDVEYLRYQIAREIGLTQDWPVVIVGIGNLGHALANYSGFRSRGFRVVALLDADTARHDEVVAGLEVRSFEDLESIVSENAVSIGVIATPAVAAQAVADRMVAAGITSILNFAPAVLTVPDGVDVRKVDLSIELQILAYHEQRKSVTPGSEVVS, from the coding sequence GTGACCGCACGGACCCCCGACTCCTCCCGGGACATTCCCGAGGCGACCGTCGCCAGGCTTCCCGTGTATCTGCGAGCCCTGACCGGCCTTGCCGAGGGCGGCACCACCACCTGCTCCAGCGAGGAGCTCGCGGCGACCGCGGGCGTCAACAGCGCCAAGCTCCGCAAGGACCTGTCCCACCTCGGCAGCTACGGCACCCGCGGCGTGGGCTACGACGTGGAGTACCTCCGCTACCAGATCGCCCGCGAGATCGGCCTGACCCAGGACTGGCCCGTCGTCATCGTCGGCATCGGCAACCTCGGCCACGCCCTGGCCAACTACTCCGGCTTCCGCAGCCGCGGCTTCCGGGTCGTCGCCCTCCTCGACGCCGACACGGCGCGACACGACGAGGTCGTCGCCGGCCTCGAGGTCCGCTCCTTCGAGGACCTCGAGTCGATCGTGTCCGAGAACGCCGTCTCGATCGGTGTCATCGCGACCCCCGCCGTCGCCGCCCAGGCGGTCGCCGACCGGATGGTCGCCGCCGGCATCACCAGCATCCTCAACTTCGCCCCGGCCGTCCTGACGGTGCCCGACGGCGTCGACGTGCGGAAGGTGGACCTCTCCATCGAGCTCCAGATCCTCGCCTACCACGAGCAGCGCAAGTCGGTCACGCCCGGATCGGAGGTCGTGTCGTGA
- a CDS encoding glutamyl-tRNA reductase, which produces MSVLVVGISHKSAPVGLLERLALDGDGTVKLIDDAMAGEHVSEATAIVTCNRLEVYAEVDRFHGSVEDLSGLLVARAEQPAEALLPHLYVHYDEGAVSHLFQVAAGLDSMVVGEGQILGQTREALRVGQENGTVGPALNTLFQQALRVGKRAHAETDIDRAAPSLVTAALERSSVSVAGARTLVIGAGAMASLAVAHLSRSGAASIAVLNRTAGRADRLADEYGAASVPLTALGEELATADLVISCTGAPEPLVRLGDVVTARGSSDRPLTVIDLALPHDVDPSLGDLPGVELINLAGLADELRGLEATAGVDDVRTIVGQEISAFLAVRRQASVTPTVVALRSMATSVVDAEMDRLSTRLPDLDDATRAEVLHTVRRVADKLLHEPTVRVKELADAEPAVSYTAALAELFRLDPEAVDAISRAEGQQ; this is translated from the coding sequence GTGAGTGTGCTCGTGGTGGGGATCTCCCACAAGTCCGCCCCGGTCGGGCTCCTCGAGCGGCTCGCCCTCGACGGCGACGGCACGGTCAAGCTGATCGACGACGCGATGGCCGGCGAGCACGTCTCGGAGGCGACGGCCATCGTGACCTGCAACCGCCTCGAGGTCTACGCCGAGGTCGACCGCTTCCACGGCAGCGTGGAGGACCTGTCGGGCCTCCTGGTCGCACGGGCCGAGCAGCCCGCCGAGGCGCTGCTGCCCCACCTCTACGTCCACTACGACGAGGGTGCGGTCTCCCACCTGTTCCAGGTCGCCGCGGGCCTCGACTCGATGGTCGTCGGCGAGGGCCAGATCCTCGGCCAGACCCGTGAGGCGCTGCGCGTCGGGCAGGAGAACGGCACCGTCGGCCCGGCGCTCAACACGCTCTTCCAGCAGGCGCTGCGCGTGGGCAAGCGTGCCCACGCCGAGACCGACATCGACCGTGCCGCCCCCTCTCTGGTCACCGCCGCCCTCGAGCGCAGCTCGGTGTCGGTCGCCGGAGCCCGCACGCTCGTGATCGGCGCCGGCGCGATGGCCTCCCTCGCGGTCGCCCACCTCTCGCGCAGCGGCGCCGCCAGCATCGCGGTGCTCAACCGCACGGCCGGTCGCGCCGACCGGCTCGCCGACGAGTACGGCGCCGCGTCGGTGCCGCTGACGGCCCTCGGCGAGGAGCTGGCCACCGCCGACCTCGTCATCTCGTGCACCGGCGCCCCGGAGCCGCTGGTCCGCCTCGGCGACGTGGTCACCGCGCGCGGCTCGAGCGACCGGCCGCTCACCGTCATCGACCTGGCCCTGCCCCACGACGTCGACCCGTCGCTCGGCGACCTGCCCGGGGTCGAGCTGATCAACCTGGCCGGGCTCGCCGACGAGCTGCGCGGCCTCGAGGCCACCGCCGGCGTCGACGACGTGCGCACCATCGTCGGGCAGGAGATCAGCGCGTTCCTCGCCGTACGACGCCAGGCGAGCGTGACCCCCACCGTGGTCGCCCTCCGCTCGATGGCCACCTCGGTCGTCGACGCCGAGATGGACCGGCTGTCCACCCGACTGCCCGACCTCGACGACGCCACCCGCGCAGAGGTCCTGCACACCGTGCGCCGGGTCGCCGACAAGCTCCTCCACGAGCCCACCGTCCGGGTCAAGGAGCTCGCCGACGCCGAGCCGGCCGTGTCCTACACCGCCGCGCTCGCCGAGCTGTTCCGCCTCGACCCCGAGGCCGTCGACGCCATCTCACGAGCGGAGGGACAGCAGTGA
- the hemC gene encoding hydroxymethylbilane synthase, which translates to MSSQQTRPLRLGTRASALATTQSGLVADLVRRRLGREVELVEVSTEGDRSAAPLAQMGGTGVFVSALRDALLDGRVDFAVHSLKDLPTTPADGIALAAIPPREDPRDVVVARDGLTLGELPAGSRLGTGSPRRVSQLAALGLGLELVGIRGNVDTRIRKVRSGEVDAIVLARAGLSRLGRLDEATEVLDPLQMLPAPGQGALAVECRSDDAELVEALARLDDPATRAAVTAERAVLSTLEAGCSAPLGALADVVEGEAGEELWLRAVALSEDGGLSVRRSATGPVDEPARLGTRLASEMLDEGAADLMEAPPVRNQHA; encoded by the coding sequence ATGAGCAGCCAGCAGACCCGGCCGCTGCGCCTCGGCACCCGCGCCTCGGCCCTCGCCACCACCCAGTCGGGGCTCGTCGCCGACCTCGTCCGCCGACGGCTCGGCCGCGAGGTCGAGCTCGTCGAGGTCTCCACCGAGGGTGACCGCAGCGCGGCCCCGCTCGCCCAGATGGGCGGCACGGGTGTGTTCGTCAGCGCCCTGCGCGACGCCCTCCTCGACGGACGTGTCGACTTCGCGGTGCACTCGCTCAAGGACCTGCCCACCACCCCCGCCGACGGCATCGCCCTGGCCGCGATCCCGCCCCGGGAGGACCCCCGCGACGTCGTCGTCGCCCGTGACGGCCTCACCCTGGGCGAGCTGCCGGCCGGCAGCCGCCTCGGCACCGGGTCGCCGCGCCGCGTCAGCCAGCTCGCGGCCCTCGGCCTGGGCCTGGAGCTGGTCGGCATCCGCGGCAACGTCGACACCCGCATCCGCAAGGTCCGCAGCGGCGAGGTCGATGCGATCGTGCTCGCCCGGGCCGGCCTGTCCCGTCTCGGCCGCCTCGACGAGGCCACCGAGGTGCTCGACCCGCTCCAGATGCTGCCGGCACCCGGTCAGGGAGCCCTGGCCGTCGAGTGCCGCTCCGACGACGCCGAGCTGGTCGAGGCGCTGGCACGACTCGACGACCCCGCCACCCGCGCCGCGGTCACGGCCGAGCGCGCGGTCCTGTCCACCCTCGAGGCCGGCTGCTCGGCTCCGCTGGGTGCCCTGGCCGACGTCGTCGAGGGAGAGGCCGGCGAGGAGCTCTGGCTGCGCGCCGTGGCCCTCTCCGAGGACGGCGGCCTCTCCGTGCGCAGGAGCGCCACCGGCCCGGTCGACGAGCCCGCACGACTCGGTACACGCCTCGCGAGCGAGATGCTCGACGAGGGAGCAGCAGACCTGATGGAAGCACCACCAGTGAGGAATCAGCACGCATGA
- a CDS encoding uroporphyrinogen-III synthase, producing MTRVQTPQASTAPTPAQGWVSFVGSGPGDPGLLTVRAVELLQSAEVIVTEAPEHVALVRSVLGLVEGPDGFEAGPEIVDGGFGEDGQPLTHAARAKVVVRHGKKQRVVRLMTGDPFLYASGPEEAQACVKAGVGFEVVPGVSSVSAVPAYAGIPLTTKRHREMAVVTCGEKVDWSVYADDRTLVLLSGVGSIGETAAALVEAGRSPETPVAMTQVGTTTEQRTLISTLANVAADVRAARVAPPAITVIGDVVDLRQTLSWFETKPLFGWRALVPRTKEQAGSLSRRLREYGAVPEEVPTISVEPPRNPLQMDKAVRGLVEGRYEWIAFTSVNAVKAVREKFEEYGLDARAFSGLKIAAVGDKTAQAIADWGLRADLVPSGEQSAAGLLEEWPPYDEVLDPINRVFLPRADIATETLVAGLVDLGWECDDVTAYRTVRATPPPAPVRDAIKTGKFDAVVFTSSSTVRNLVGIAGKPHPSTVIAVIGPQTAKTAEEHGLRVDVLAPTPDVEVLVDALADFGAARRLAMVEAGEPVTRPSERTASGRRKARAK from the coding sequence ATGACGCGAGTACAGACCCCCCAGGCCAGCACCGCGCCCACCCCGGCCCAGGGTTGGGTGTCGTTCGTCGGCAGCGGACCGGGTGACCCCGGCCTGCTCACGGTGCGCGCCGTGGAGCTCCTCCAGAGTGCCGAGGTGATCGTCACCGAGGCCCCCGAGCACGTCGCCCTGGTCCGTTCGGTCCTCGGCCTCGTCGAGGGCCCGGACGGCTTCGAGGCAGGCCCCGAGATCGTCGACGGCGGCTTCGGCGAGGACGGCCAGCCGCTCACCCACGCCGCCCGCGCCAAGGTCGTGGTGCGCCACGGCAAGAAGCAGCGCGTGGTCCGCCTGATGACCGGCGACCCGTTCCTCTACGCCTCCGGTCCCGAGGAGGCGCAGGCCTGCGTGAAGGCGGGCGTCGGCTTCGAGGTCGTCCCCGGCGTCTCGTCGGTGAGCGCGGTCCCGGCCTACGCCGGCATCCCGCTGACCACCAAGCGCCACCGGGAGATGGCCGTCGTCACCTGCGGCGAGAAGGTCGACTGGAGCGTCTACGCCGACGACCGCACCCTCGTGCTGCTCTCCGGCGTCGGCAGCATCGGCGAGACCGCGGCCGCCCTCGTCGAGGCCGGCCGCTCGCCCGAGACGCCCGTGGCGATGACCCAGGTCGGCACCACGACCGAGCAGCGCACCCTTATCTCCACCCTCGCCAACGTGGCCGCCGACGTGCGGGCCGCCCGCGTCGCGCCGCCGGCGATCACGGTCATCGGCGACGTCGTCGACCTGCGCCAGACGCTGTCGTGGTTCGAGACCAAGCCGCTCTTCGGCTGGCGCGCCCTGGTGCCCCGCACCAAGGAGCAGGCGGGCTCGCTCTCGCGCCGCCTGCGCGAGTACGGCGCCGTGCCCGAGGAGGTGCCGACCATCTCGGTCGAGCCGCCGCGCAACCCGCTCCAGATGGACAAGGCCGTGCGCGGCCTCGTCGAGGGACGCTACGAGTGGATCGCCTTCACCTCGGTCAACGCCGTCAAGGCCGTGCGCGAGAAGTTCGAGGAGTACGGCCTCGACGCCCGCGCGTTCTCCGGGCTGAAGATCGCCGCGGTGGGCGACAAGACCGCCCAGGCGATCGCCGACTGGGGCCTGCGCGCCGACCTGGTGCCGTCCGGTGAGCAGTCCGCCGCCGGCCTGCTCGAGGAGTGGCCGCCCTACGACGAGGTGCTCGACCCGATCAACCGGGTCTTCCTGCCCCGCGCCGACATCGCCACCGAGACCCTCGTGGCCGGCCTGGTCGACCTCGGCTGGGAGTGCGACGACGTCACGGCCTACCGCACGGTGCGCGCCACGCCGCCGCCAGCGCCCGTCCGCGACGCGATCAAGACCGGCAAGTTCGACGCGGTCGTGTTCACCTCGTCCTCCACGGTGCGCAACCTCGTCGGCATCGCCGGCAAGCCGCACCCCTCGACGGTCATCGCGGTCATCGGCCCGCAGACCGCCAAGACCGCGGAGGAGCACGGCCTCCGGGTCGACGTGCTCGCTCCCACGCCCGACGTCGAGGTGCTCGTCGACGCGCTGGCCGACTTCGGTGCCGCCCGGCGCCTGGCGATGGTGGAGGCCGGCGAGCCGGTGACCCGCCCGAGCGAGCGCACCGCGTCCGGGCGCCGCAAGGCCCGCGCCAAGTAG
- the hemB gene encoding porphobilinogen synthase, producing the protein MTDDHHVQGPTIRPRRLRRTPALRRMVAETHVVPSSLVLPVFVREGLAEPHPISSMPGVVQHSRDSLKQAVTEAAELGLGGVMLFGIPEHKDATGSGAIDPGGVLNLAITDVVAEVGDQLTVMSDLCLDEFTDHGHCGLLTPDGEVDNDQTLAAYAQMALAQAAAGVDMVGPSGMMDGQVAVVRRALDVAAHSDVSVLAYSAKYASAFFGPFREAVDSSLVGDRRTYQQDPANALEGVREVLLDVAEGADIVMVKPALPYLDVVRRVRDAVDVPVAAYNVSGEYAMLEAAAANGWIDREAAILETLTSIRRAGADVILTYWASEAARLLRR; encoded by the coding sequence GTGACCGACGACCACCACGTCCAAGGACCGACCATCCGCCCCCGGCGGCTGCGACGCACGCCCGCGCTGCGCCGGATGGTCGCCGAGACCCACGTCGTGCCCAGCTCGCTGGTCCTGCCGGTCTTCGTGCGCGAGGGACTGGCCGAGCCGCACCCGATCTCGTCGATGCCCGGCGTCGTGCAGCACTCGCGCGACTCCCTCAAGCAGGCGGTCACCGAGGCGGCCGAGCTCGGCCTCGGTGGCGTGATGCTCTTCGGCATCCCCGAGCACAAGGACGCGACGGGCTCCGGGGCGATCGACCCCGGCGGGGTGCTCAACCTCGCCATCACCGACGTCGTGGCCGAGGTGGGCGACCAGCTCACCGTCATGTCCGACCTCTGCCTCGACGAGTTCACCGACCACGGCCACTGCGGCCTGCTCACGCCGGACGGCGAGGTCGACAACGACCAGACCCTGGCCGCCTACGCGCAGATGGCCCTCGCCCAGGCCGCGGCCGGCGTCGACATGGTCGGCCCGAGCGGGATGATGGACGGCCAGGTCGCGGTCGTGCGCCGCGCGCTCGACGTCGCCGCGCACAGCGACGTCTCGGTGCTGGCCTACTCCGCCAAGTACGCCTCCGCCTTCTTCGGCCCGTTCCGCGAGGCCGTGGACTCCTCGCTGGTCGGTGACCGACGCACCTACCAGCAGGATCCGGCCAACGCGCTCGAGGGCGTCCGGGAGGTGCTCCTCGACGTCGCCGAGGGTGCCGACATCGTCATGGTGAAGCCGGCCCTGCCCTATCTCGACGTCGTGCGCCGGGTGCGCGACGCGGTCGACGTGCCCGTCGCCGCCTACAACGTCTCCGGCGAGTACGCCATGCTCGAGGCCGCCGCGGCCAACGGCTGGATCGACCGGGAGGCGGCGATCCTGGAGACGCTCACCTCGATCCGTCGCGCGGGCGCCGACGTCATCCTCACCTACTGGGCCTCCGAGGCCGCCCGCCTGCTGCGCCGCTGA